In Deltaproteobacteria bacterium, the DNA window ACGGCGTTTGCGGATTGGCGCGCCGCTCGAAGCGTTCTTTAGTCGAGACCCTGACGTTCATGATTGTCGCGATGATTACAGTCTATCTGCGGCGCCATATTTCTTATTAAGCAGGTTATCGTGAGTATTTTTATTGCGGGCGTCTTATTCGGCTTTGGACTGTCACTCGGCAAGATGACCGATCCAACTCGGGTGGTGGCCTTTCTCGACGTGACCGGCCGCTGGGATGCGACTTTACTATTCGTCATGGGCGGCGCCCTCGGGGTCACCCTGCCGCTTTTTCCATTGGTCACGCGTCTGGGACAACCTTTCATTGCCGACCGTTTCTATTTCCCCAGCAATATTCGAGTCGATGGGCGCGTGGTTGCCGGCGCGATCATTTTCGGCGTCGGTTGGGGCGTCGCCGGCTTTTGCCCTGGGCCCGCGCTAGCGTC includes these proteins:
- a CDS encoding YeeE/YedE family protein, which encodes MKQVIVSIFIAGVLFGFGLSLGKMTDPTRVVAFLDVTGRWDATLLFVMGGALGVTLPLFPLVTRLGQPFIADRFYFPSNIRVDGRVVAGAIIFGVGWGVAGFCPGPALASLSTGSPAVIMFVVMMVVGQWLAGVLDRLFFPSNR